From Rhizophagus irregularis chromosome 29, complete sequence:
GCAGCATTGGACTCAATTGCGCCTTGTGGGAATCTTACAACACAAGATATTCGAACAGCAATCCGTAATTCGACCGGTCCGCGTCCTTTTTTATTTGTCCCGGAAATTGCATTTGATCTTTTAGTCAAGCCTCAAATTCGGTTACTTGAACCACCCAGTTTGAGATGTGTTGAACTCGTATATGAAGAGTTATTGAAAATCTGTCATGGATGTGGAAGTCCGGTATgatttatgaataattttgGGCTAATATATATACGcacatacatatataaatattctaGTTCGAATAATTTTAGGAATTGAGTCGTTATCCACGTTTGCAAGCTAGACTTCTTGAGGTCGTTTCAGATTTACTTCGTGAACAACAAGGCCCTACTTCCTCGTATGTTGAAAGTTTAATTAGCATTCAACGTGCTTATATAAATACCAATCATCCAGATTTTATTGGCGGTGGTGGTGCTATATCAGATCTTGTTAAGAAGAATGAAAAGAAGAGAAGAGAATTCGAAAAACTCAATAGAAGAGTAGgataaatcaaatttcattTAGATATAATGTTAATCaagattattaaatgttatctaaaattttataggCAAACAATTTTAGCAATAGTAGTATACATGCATCCGTAAATGGtataaataaagatgaaataCATGATGGGTCATCAATTTCGGATAAAGAATCTAGCGGGACTAGAGATATGATTAGTCTACAAAATGGAATGAACTCTTCTTCATGGGCCCAACGCGAGTCATTTTTAACGTATTTCTTTGGAAGTGGAAATAAAACAGATAGAACTATTTTGCCTGATCAACCAGTACCAAGCAGAAATGGAAATTTTTCTAGAGATATTGAAGATTTAGATAAGCTAGAAAATGTAAGAGTAATAACTATCTTGAAAGGGTTTGTCTTATTTGAGtatttaacttaaaaatatatttttttctttttaaagatgTCTTTAAATGAAGATACTCTTCATCTCACCGAACGGGAAGAAATGGAAACTCAATTAATacgtaattatattttaatacattattttccTTGTATTTAAGAAGAGctctttgtattaaaaattcatctaTATAGGTTCTCTTATTACATCATATTTCAACATTGTGCGTAAAACTATTCAAGATATTGTTCCGAAGGCTATTATGCATCTTTTGGTCAATCATTCTCGTGAATCGGTTCAGAATAGATTAGTTTCAGAATTATATAAGGAGGAATTATTTGCCGATTTGTTACAAGAAGACGAGAATTTGGCTAGTGAAAGACAAAAATGCAAAACTATGCTAGATGTTTACAGAAAAGCATTTGAAGTTATTAATGAGGCAATGTGAACATGAATAAGTATAGAGGATTATGGTGGACTattcaaaaagaattaaatattgttttctttttattagttattaaacAATActagaattttatattattattattattttttttaaacatacaTCTTGtgtaaatttcatatatataaaaagaaaacgtgtgatttattatattgtttttatttaaaacctTTTTGGAATgctttgatttatttataaataaataaatgtactAAGTTTAAAAAGGTCAAATcctataaattaaatcaccCATCCATCCAAAATTTgaacatttataaaattttaaatttttctaatcaGAAAATTAAAAGCTTTACTATactaaatgaatataataaataaataatttttttttaaaaaaaaaataaaaataaaataagcaaaatattaaaattcgtGCTTCTTTTGTTGGTAAacctaaaattttgatattaataattttcaaaaataaaaagaaaaaatatacaatgAAATGTATCATTAAAGTtttgctaaataaaaaaaagagataccTTTACTCCCCcaaagaaatttatgataatacaAAGGAAAAAAGAATGATAGTACACTACAAataagtaagttatttttaaaattgcagATAAAATATATgcactatataaaaaaatggtgaattgatgattttttttttgccgacGTTCTTTTGATGATAACCTatctattttatattgttGACTATATGCGCTAATAAAAGGatggtaatatattaaatgatgaaagaagtaaaataatatatatattgtccGGGTTTtatgtaaaatgaataaaaaactGAAGTTTATTATTGCAATAACTATGATTCCTTTAAACGAATTTGATGTTTTCCttctttcaataaattcatttgtAATCGTGTTTTTGAACCGTCGGGGCGCTGTATTACAACCTGGAATATAATAGATTATGTCTTcagtttatcaaaaaaaataaataaatttaaataaataaaaaataaaagcaaaTGTACCTCAGATTCTGTAGCAGTGACGAATTTCGCTGTATAGCGTCCCCCTGATGAATCACTAATAAGAACTTGGTCGCCTTTGGTGAACCATCGTccaaaatatagaaatttatcTCCTTCAGCATATATGTCATTGTCCGCCTCAGAAAGGGATGTATTATTACAACTATCCAGAATTGGTGGTCCTGAAATGGTATTTATCTTAGGTGATAAAGATGAAGATAATGTAGCAACAGCTATGATTTATTCGATTACATAGCAATGTGTTGCGTATTTAAACAGTTAAGTATGATTTGAGGTGTACAATACTCTTGGTCAGATATTTAACATACCTTGCGCTTCATCCTCCCTTGCAATCttgaatttatatattgtaataaattattagtatatttcctatttatatattaaatggaataaaaaaagatcgaaTTGTAATTACccctaataatattaaatcttcGTCAATTTCGGACttatctaatgaatctaaCATTGAAGGTAAGTTTCAGTTAAggacaaaaaaatatacacgTAATCTCTAATAAACACACCCGCGACCTATTTATAGGATCCTAATTCTGTGTGGAGAAgtctataatttattattattaatcagaATTATGACCTACAAGATAGTCCGTTGGTGTATTTATGGAGTtaacattaattcaaaatttaaggATATCTGCTGGAAAGCCATACGCTTGCAAATACTTTAATTCTGCTACATTTGTTAATTTCTTACTCTTCCTATGCGCTAATTGATTATGGTCAGGTCCGGAGCACTCTATTTATAAACAagattgatttatttgaagaattattcAACATGAAAGTAGGATATGTgagataaaaattatgttttgaATATTAACCTATTCGGCCCAATACATCCAGACGATTTTTTTCTCTGATCATTTGCCATTTTCGACTTTCCATATCGTCTagctttttcctttttgtttcaaatttgtcggactaaataatttttttttttaaaaaaaaaaaattggataagtaatcttacttttattattataaagctCATAGTACACTACCATGAATTCACATTCTGCCATATATTCAGCTTCTTCATATTGTTTCTGACAATGAATTACTTGATATCTCTTCCTCGATTCTGCAATTTCTAACcgtcttttctttttttgctcAATTTCTTTCATACGGGAGATTAATTCATGGTGAGTTCcttttcaaaatcaaaaaaacaaaggttatttattgataatctCATCGaacgtaaataaattaaatatattttgaatatttattaatttaaaacattaagaCTACACCCTCACCTTGATTTATCATGTCGACTTCCTTTTCTAATTCTCCAATTTGTTCACGATAAAATCTAACacaaaaatacttttaatttaaagataaaaaagagaaaatataatagtaaaattcttACTGGTCTCTCATCTGCGCAAATTCAATTTCTACTTTTTTCATATCACTCTGTACTTCGGCTCGAGGTTTTTCATTTTCGTCTGGCTCTGTAATGAAGTAACAAAACATAAATAAGTCTGAAGATTTAAGCACAGTAAGAATCACCGCAGCCTATTTCGAAGCTGCGCCGAAAATTTTCATGACGTCACAGTACTACGTTACATTGCGGGTAAGTTATtggacaaatttttttgtgaattatggATAGATCAAATCGACttgaaagattaaaaaaaaaaaaaaaaaaaatattgaataaagacaaataataaataaaaaaaagaggcATGCCTCCTGACTTATTATTTCCTATTGGCATGGAACCGTTTTCTTCATTCCCATTTTCAACTCTAGTGTCATAGCGTCGTTTTTTTCTAgctctattattattttctgcaTTTTCATTTATTGTGTGCACTTCATCTTCGGACGTAGTTGGAACTATGTGAGCCTTGGATTTGGTATCATCTTGTGGTGATTCTGATAGTGAACCCATTTCGGACGAATCATTGGGTGTTGAGAGCGTCATAGGACTATCAGACTTATCAATTGTTTTGGTGTCCGGAGAATCACCACTGACAGGTTGTGTTGTGTTTCCATTAGTTTCTTTAGTTGTGCCGTTTTGTACTTCTTCTTCAACATTATTTTTCCAAGAATTTGTTGCTTTAGGTTTAATACCATTCCTTTCGCTTTTTGTATGTTCTGACTTTTCGGAAACTGGAGGTTTCTTTACCTCCAACTCTATGTCCGAACTAATTTGGCTATTGGGAGTTTCCTTTTCGATTGAAAAGGTCGTTCCAGGTTTGAAAGGTTCTTGACTTTCGGTCTGTTTGTCAAATCTATTTTCAAGTGAACGACCCATTGATGTCGATTGCAGCATCAAGCTGGTAGATACTggtatagaaaaaaaaataaaagcggaaagaaagaaagagccaaagattaaaattattaattaagtgATATTCCTGATATTATACAAGAATAAAGTGTTCAGTTTcttgagaaataaaaaagaccAATTTAGTAAAGAATACGGCCAAAACCAAATAATAATGAGGATGAATTTTGGAGAAGTGCCATAATATAACCCATTTGAATGAcgtatgaaattttttgaacaCAATATGCAAGTTCAAAGCCACCCATTGAGGAGAAATTTGTACAATTTCACTGATCTTATGATACACAAGACTTTTGAATTTGATAAGCATTGCGACTAAAATGCAGTAACTCTAAATTATGCGGTCATCATTCTATTGGCCATGTGTAATCTACCAGATTGACAGTTTTTTATCCAGAtctgttaattttttttccattgttTAATAACTTCGAACTTTTTAGATCTAGATGTCGGATTACACTCCAGGTTCCCTGCAACACTATATACTTGGATCAAAATCCTCAGAACTTAATAGTGATCTCGACGCTTTGTTTAAAAACAGTGTaagattaaattttcttaaatagcTTTAAAAGTTGTACATAaccacttttattttttattaggctGGACCGGCCCAAATATCCAAAGAAgtatctattaattttatagaaaataaagTCAAAAGTCTTAGTTTTGAAAATGTGGAGCCTGTTTCACGTAAAAAGAGTCATTCTTGGAAGAATGCCAACCACGGTTGTCGCCTTGAAGACGTGAACAATGTCTACGAGGAAGCATCTCATAATAAGAAATTGGAGTTTAAGAACAAACCCATTgaagaaaattatgaaataaaggttatgaaaaaagaaatgaagacTTCATACGAAGTAAGTTTGATAATTTGATTCGGAATTTTCAtgtttgatatatattttactcgaaatttgatttgtaaaaaatttacatcgAAGAAAGTTTCTAGtgaaataaatgaagaaaataatttgaattgcgAAAAACATCTTAAACGTAAACGTCCAGCAAGAGATTCGAAGTCTCATAAGAGAACTAAAGTTACAAAGGATATTACATCTGATGAATCTAACTCTGACAAGAAGATAtgcaagaaaaatattatattagatgAAACAAAAATCTCGACAAAAGATTCAAAAACTATGAATATTGTGGATAATGGTCaacataaaaatgaattatccAGTGTGATTAATAAAGATGATCCCGAACGCTTGCAAAGAACAATATTTGTTGGGAATTTACCAGTTTCGGTTATTCAAAAggtatgtattttttttcaatgtattatttagttaataatcATGTTATTAAgcattatttatatcatagGTTAACCATAAAAAGTTAAAGACCATTTTTTCTCAATTCGGAAAAATCGAAAGTGTGCGATTTCGCTCAATTGTAAGTTTCGTATTTGAAAGTATTTCCATTTCTTATAAAGTTAAGAAGTAATTTCTTCTTATAGGCATTTTCCGAACTGCTTCCTCGTAAGCTTGCTTTTATCAAGGGCAAATTTCACCCTGAACGAGATGTTCTTAATGCATACATtgtatataaagaaaaatcatcCGTTCAACAAGCAATCGCTATGAATTCTCAAGTTTTTTTTGGGAAGCATCTACGCGTTGACTCTGTGGCTAATCCTCAAGTATGCCTTTTTTAGTTATCATAAATCATTtcttctatatatatttttttatacatatattaaaggtattttttaaaaaaatttagaatcaTGACAGAAAAAGAACTGTGTTCATTGGCAGTTTGGCTTTTGATGCACAAGAGGAAGAATTGTGGTCATACTTTGAAAGTTGTGGGGAAATTGAAAATGTTAGAATTGTGAGGGATAGTAAAACTAATGTTGGAAAAGGATTTGCATATGTACAATTTAAGGCAAGTAAAACCTTcctttttattaacatatatttttatattaatattcataCAAATACAGGAACGTGTTTCTGTTGAGCTTGCACTCAAGTTAAATGATACAAAGCTTGGCACTCGAAAAATTCGAGTGATGAGATGTGAGAAGGGAAATCATGTTAAtagtaaatcaaaaattggaaaagCTAAATTTGGAAAGGAGTTAATGGAAGGTGTTCGTGTGAATAGTAAATACAAACATAAAAAAGGTAAATCAATTCAAAAACATAATAGATTAGTAAAGAAAACATTTGAGGATACACGTACAAAAAAAGCTCGTTCAAGAACTCAggcttaaaagaaaaattcaaactAAGGGGAATTGCTTATATTTGATAacagataattattatttatcattagcGAAATAGATGTTTTCCGGATCAAACCAGGTATATCAAAATGGGTATTTATAAGTTTGAAATCTGCTATTAAGAAATCCAATCTGCGATTTTAATCTTTAGTTTCCTTAAATAGAGATCAATATATATTGCCACCTTTCTTTTGTTCATTATCTAATAGCAGAATTCAatcttttatttcaataagTTATAAAGAATTTCTACAGTACAAATAATTACCGCAATGATTTCAATCTTATTTGAATAgataatatatacattaaaaattagtataatttttgatatcaaaaattgagtgtcttttttaaatttaagtatctgcacaaaattaattttttttatagattacGTAAAAagcttttataataaaatgtttaatgtCGTCGCTTTGCTCTAAATTCATCGTCGTCACGTGGAGTTTCTCCAGTAGTTCTTTTTCGTGATCTacaattcaaaatattatgtttagtatataagataataagataaatatCCAGAATGACTTACCCATCCCATCTTTCATCTTCTCTCCGTGTATATccctataataaaagaaattagacCATGAAAAATGTATAGACATTACACAGTTTACATACATGTGATCTTTCAACACTTCCTGATGCACTCCTATCACCACCCCTTTCCTCATCACCCCTATCTGAACTTGGACTATTTACTGAAGAAGTATGAGTAGCAGGTCCAGTAGGCGGACGGAAAGGTCGAATCCTATGTGCAAATGGCGCATCTGGAGGTGGAGAATGTTCCCACTCATGATAATCTGATCTGTTTCCACCTGGACCTAACATTGGTCCAGTTGGTGGTCTACCTTGAAATCCACCATGTCCTGGACGAAAAGATGGAGAGTTGCGATTTTCCATTTCCCAtgctaaatatataaattttaatatacaattccTTATAatactgaaatttttatttttatttttattttattttattttgatatgtAGATTAAAAAGAATGCTCACTTGGTTCTTCCATTGAATAAAATGGCCTAAacgaaaatatgaaaatacgAAAATGTAAGAAATGTAATTTAGATCAATTGAATATTTCTTATTACCTTTCATCCATTGGCATTCCACGACCTCGTCCGACCATACCTCCGGGCATTCCTCCGGGAATTCCAGGCATACCTCTAGGCATACCGGGTACACCACCTGGCATTCCTCCAGGCATACCACCTTGCATGTTAGGGGGCATGCCTCTTGTAATCCCTGGCATACCTGGCATACCCGGTATTCCACCTGGCATTCCCCCAGGACGCATCATATTTCGCATAGGTTGACCTCTGTATGATGGATCAAACCCCATTGGACCAGTTGGTGGCATATCAGCGAAAAATGGCGGTGGTCCCATGGGGCCACCcatttcctaataaaaaaaaaaattatttattacaaaagaacaaaaaaaaaacacgaaTAAGTGATTTACCGGTGGAGGAAACATTCCCATTCCCATCGGatttcctaatttttttaaaaaaagaaagatatatcaatttacaaataaaccagtaatataaaagaaatgcaACGAACTATAACCTGAAAAATTTTGTGGGTATCCACCTCCTCCTTCCATGTTAAATTCCTCATTTTGATCCATCGACGGAGGTggacttaattttttttaaaagggaaTTAATGGAAAGGCAATTTATGTCGCgcttatattttaaattagatcAACTTACATTGGTTCTAATTCTTCCAATGCTGCTTCTCTTTCACTTGAGACAACTTGAATTACCGAATCATCTTGATCTCGTCCACGACGTCCTACATGTTTGAAATCTAAGAAAAATTGTTTAGACAATGTtacaatatacaataaaaatatagttgaaataattgaatatttaccTCGTCCACGTTGTTGCTGAAATCTACTATGGTCTTGTCCCCCCGGTTGAGGTTGACTAATCGATTGCAGTTCAGGTGGCAAATTATTCAACTCTTGTTTAGATTCGTATacctatatttaataatttacaattaatgttaattttaaaatatatgtataagaTTAATCAAATGAAAGAAAACTTGCATGTATTTTCTTGCGTTGATGCTGATCTTCACGCATTTGTTTCTGTTTCGCACAATATGCTTTCCATGTATATTCATTGAACccataattaaaataatcggTGATATCCGCacctatttataattaaaattaatattctcgATAATAATCCACGGACttcattatttgtaattttaaaaatttacccgGTTTTCTCCAAGGTTTATCTTCAAATGAGTCTAAATCAACGTCATATATACTGGTCCCATCAATTGTTCCAATAGCGTTAATATCCACACCAGGGGTGCGACTTGAAGAGGCTTGTCCACCTTCTATACTCTCCATAAAAAACGTAATATAACATGATGAACAATTAATATACAGTTAAACCAACAAATATTCGCTATGCTCACCATGTCGCGACCCAAGTTGCTTATTGAAGTTGGGCTTTATAATAAgagaatttctaaataaaaaaaagtaacaaaatATTAGAACAAAAACGAtgctaaatatttatatttatttcttacctTGCAGCGTTGTCTGTCGGTTTCGGCGGAGCATCcattataatttcaatatcatcctttacaaaaaattaaacttattaaacttagttcataatatataaaaatgtgcattataaattgtaattacAGATTCATCACTATcttcctcctcctcctcctcctcttcttcttcatccTCCTCCATCTTCTCTTTAACTATTTGCTCTTGTTCTTCTGATGAATCCactaaatttccattttctgctgacAACTCTAATGGATCTATATCTTGATCTTCCTGGATGTCATGATTATCCTGGTCATCCTGGTCATCCTGGTTATTCTGGTTATTCTGGTTATTCTTATCGCTCTGGCTATTTTGGTTAacttgcatttcttgaatatccTGACTAGCTTGCGTGCTTTCAATATCGGGAATATTTTGTGTATTATGGACATCTTGTTTATCATGAACATCGTATGTACTCTGAGTTTTTTGATCATCATGGATGttataattttcttcaaaGTCTTCAATTATCGGAGGGTAGTAAATATCATGGTCCTGCCCCGGTCTTCTTTTTAAATGCGAAGTTGTgtgtataatttattagatttcaGTGATcaagtataataatatgaattcgTATAAAGAGCACCACATACATTGAGTCTACTTCTACATGTTTTATATCTTTAGAGGCTTCATTGGCATTGCTGATATCATGACTTAAAACATCAAATGATTCcaaaatatgaattaatttataaaagagTCAACAAGTGACCTAAATTAATCAAAACATAACATACTTCGTCCCGCCACCATACATATCAAAGAAGTCGTCGTCTTATGTATAATGTACGTATTATTTCGTTGATCCAATCAAACCAAAAACATCAAAGATAAAAAGTTGACATGTAaacaaagaagaaaaaaacaaattctttattagattttgttataatatacaaaattttttaagattataatataaataattaaac
This genomic window contains:
- a CDS encoding uncharacterized protein (BUSCO:EOG092C4SHL), encoding MTDYTDFDNDDEFLYGGIDEQTVEPQTAIEEGYSKNNIKEVVVEDDDFFDMYGGGTNHDISNANEASKDIKHVEVDSIPGQDHDIYYPPIIEDFEENYNIHDDQKTQSTYDVHDKQDVHNTQNIPDIESTQASQDIQEMQVNQNSQSDKNNQNNQNNQDDQDDQDNHDIQEDQDIDPLELSAENGNLVDSSEEQEQIVKEKMEEDEEEEEEEEEEDSDESDDIEIIMDAPPKPTDNAARNSLIIKPNFNKQLGSRHEGGQASSSRTPGVDINAIGTIDGTSIYDVDLDSFEDKPWRKPGADITDYFNYGFNEYTWKAYCAKQKQMREDQHQRKKIHVYESKQELNNLPPELQSISQPQPGGQDHSRFQQQRGRDFKHVGRRGRDQDDSVIQVVSSEREAALEELEPIPPPSMDQNEEFNMEGGGGYPQNFSGNPMGMGMFPPPEMGGPMGPPPFFADMPPTGPMGFDPSYRGQPMRNMMRPGGMPGGIPGMPGMPGITRGMPPNMQGGMPGGMPGGVPGMPRGMPGIPGGMPGGMVGRGRGMPMDERPFYSMEEPTWEMENRNSPSFRPGHGGFQGRPPTGPMLGPGGNRSDYHEWEHSPPPDAPFAHRIRPFRPPTGPATHTSSVNSPSSDRGDEERGGDRSASGSVERSHGYTRREDERWDGSRKRTTGETPRDDDEFRAKRRH